From a region of the Triticum aestivum cultivar Chinese Spring chromosome 7D, IWGSC CS RefSeq v2.1, whole genome shotgun sequence genome:
- the LOC123165324 gene encoding BUD13 homolog, which translates to MATKQPPPSSSTSGAAVSMKDYLKRYQSGPAAAGDQKKAKKKKKNPKPSAGGVLIVDEDPVWQKPVQIPEDEPSSGDEKPQVDEDIEVKRMRRMEAIRAARPYNSIANDGSGWVTLPVPEPEGSGSPRRRRNDTPSPERGGGAAGRKEDLSPPRRRQRRDTPSPKRGGAAGSDISPPRQRQRRRDTPSPEGKGTGEGGDLSPPRKSRRQDDSSPPRRRARHDSEEPQDISPPRRRTRHDSEEPQNRSPPRRRTRHDSEEPQNRSPSRRRTRHDSEEPGDISPPRRRKRQDSAQLDNPSLARRQNLGQSLGDGDISPPRKGRKSASDDLSPPRKERDTSPPRKVRKEGAQKETMRAGLMSAEEVKEDIRKIKEDEKLKFAAQDPSFTGKGAKVVFRDKEGKRINQEDIQKAKKDEKPKEKHIEWGKGLVQKRAAEARVKELEDVKDQPFARTRDDPELDGMLKNRLRWGDPMAHLVKRKDTDFLLNDLGDDEKMKESGFIVPQNVPAHSWLKRGVDPPPNRYGIKPGRHWDGVDRSNGYEKDMYKLKNDKQATEQEAYLWSVADM; encoded by the exons atggCGACGAAGCAGCCGCCGCCGTCCTCTTCCACATCGGGGGCCGCGGTGTCCATGAAGGACTACCTCAAGCGGTACCAgtcgggccccgccgccgccggcgaccagaagaaggccaagaagaagaagaagaaccccaaGCCCTCGGCCGGAGGGGTGCTAATCGTCGACGAGGACCCCGTGTGGCAGAAGCCGGTGCAGATCCCGGAGGACGAGCCGTCGTCAG GGGACGAGAAGCCTCAGGTGGACGAGGACATCGAGGTGAAGCGGATGCGGCGCATGGAGGCGATCCGCGCGGCCCGGCCCTACAACTCCATCGCTAACGACGGCAGCGGGTGGGTCACTCTGCCCGTTCCGGAGCCTGAGGGCAGTGGCTCGCCCCGCCGCCGTCGTAACGACACTCCGTCGCCTGAGAGGGGCGGCGGTGCCGCCGGGAGGAAGGAGGACCTCTCTCCCCCGCGGCGAAGGCAGCGGCGGGACACGCCGTCTCCTAAGCGTGGAGGTGCTGCGGGGAGCGATATTTCGCCGCCGAGGCAGAGGCAAAGGCGGCGTGACACGCCCTCGCCGGAGGGCAAGGGTACAGGAGAGGGAGGCGATCTGTCACCGCCACGGAAGTCCAGGCGGCAAGACGATTCCTCTCCTCCAAGGAGACGAGCTCGCCATGATTCCGAGGAGCCCCAGGACATCTCACCACCACGGAGGCGCACGAGGCACGACTCCGAGGAGCCTCAGAACCGCTCCCCCCCTCGGCGCCGGACACGGCATGACTCGGAGGAGCCTCAGAACCGCTCCCCCTCTCGGCGCCGGACACGGCATGACTCGGAGGAGCCCGGAGACATCTCTCCGCCACGAAGACGGAAACGCCAGGACTCTGCACAGCTGGACAACCCGTCACTCGCAAGAAGACAAAATTTGGGACAGAGCCTGGGGGATGGGGATATTTCTCCACCAAGGAAGGGTCGGAAGTCTGCATCAGATGATTTATCTCCACCTCGTAAGGAGAGAGACACTTCTCCTCCAAGGAAGGTTAGAAAGGAAGGAGCTCAGAAAGAGACAATGAGAGCTGGGTTGATGTCAGCAGAGGAAGTTAAAGAGGACATCAGAAAGATTAAGGAGGATGAGAAGCTCAA GTTTGCAGCACAGGACCCTTCGTTCACTGGTAAAGGGGCAAAGGTAGTGTTCCGAGATAAGGAAG GAAAAAGGATAAATCAAGAAGACATACAGAAGGCAAAGAAAGACGAGAAGCCAAAG GAAAAACATATAGAATGGGGTAAAGGTTTGGTGCAGAAACGGGCAGCCGAGGCTCGAGTGAAGGAGCTTGAAGATGTGAAGGATCAGCCATTTGCGAGAACAAG GGATGATCCTGAGCTTGACGGCATGCTCAAAAACAGACTCCGATGGGGTGATCCTATGGCTCATCTTGTCAAG CGCAAAGATACAGACTTTCTTCTCAATGACTTGGGAGATGATGAAAAGATGAAGGAATCTGGATTTATAGTTCCTCAAAATGTACCTGCTCACAGCTGGCTGAAGCGTGGGGTAGATCCTCCTCCAAACCGTTATGGCATAAAACCAGGCCGTCATTGGGATGGAGTGGACCGCAGCAATG GATACGAGAAGGACATGTACAAGCTAAAGAATGACAAGCAGGCCACGGAGCAGGAGGCCTACCTTTGGTCCGTCGCAGATATGTGA